One part of the Paenibacillus silvisoli genome encodes these proteins:
- the purM gene encoding phosphoribosylformylglycinamidine cyclo-ligase has product MSEAYKQAGVDIAAGNEAVERMKKHVKKTFRPEVLTDLGGFGGLFGLNKDKYEEPVLVSGTDGVGTKLKVAFAMDKHDTIGIDAVAMCVNDIIVQGAEPLFFLDYLACGKVEPEKIEAIVKGISDGCVQSGCALIGGETAEMPGMYQGDEYDIAGFTVGIVDKKKIIDGKSIAPGDVVLGLASSGIHSNGYSLVRRLLLDTAGYSLDAELAELGGKKLGDVIIEPTRIYVKSVLELIKQVQVKGMAHITGGGFIENIPRVLPDGVNVEIAYGSWPILPIFNLMQEKGSITNRDMFTTFNMGIGMVVVVPEEQAEQALRIARELGEDAYLIGKVTEGSRVVTFTGADV; this is encoded by the coding sequence GTGTCAGAAGCTTATAAACAAGCCGGCGTTGACATCGCGGCGGGTAACGAAGCGGTCGAGCGGATGAAGAAGCACGTAAAGAAGACGTTCCGTCCGGAAGTGCTGACGGATCTTGGCGGCTTCGGCGGCCTGTTCGGGCTGAATAAGGATAAGTACGAGGAGCCGGTTTTGGTTTCGGGCACGGACGGCGTGGGCACGAAGCTGAAGGTTGCTTTTGCGATGGACAAGCACGACACGATCGGGATCGACGCGGTTGCGATGTGCGTGAACGATATTATCGTTCAAGGCGCGGAGCCGCTGTTCTTCCTCGATTACTTGGCTTGCGGCAAAGTCGAGCCTGAAAAAATCGAAGCGATCGTCAAAGGCATCTCCGACGGCTGCGTGCAGTCCGGCTGCGCGTTGATCGGCGGCGAAACGGCCGAAATGCCTGGCATGTACCAAGGCGACGAATACGATATCGCGGGCTTCACGGTCGGCATCGTCGACAAGAAGAAGATCATCGACGGCAAATCGATCGCCCCTGGCGACGTTGTGCTGGGTCTCGCATCGAGCGGCATCCATAGCAACGGCTACTCGCTCGTTCGCCGCTTGCTGCTTGATACGGCTGGCTACAGCCTGGACGCGGAGCTGGCTGAGCTCGGCGGCAAGAAGCTCGGCGATGTCATCATCGAACCGACACGTATCTATGTGAAATCCGTGCTTGAGCTGATCAAGCAAGTGCAAGTAAAAGGAATGGCGCACATTACGGGCGGCGGCTTTATCGAAAATATTCCGCGCGTTCTGCCTGATGGCGTCAACGTCGAGATCGCATACGGCTCGTGGCCGATTCTCCCGATCTTCAACCTGATGCAGGAGAAAGGCTCGATCACGAACCGCGACATGTTTACAACGTTCAACATGGGCATCGGCATGGTCGTTGTCGTACCGGAAGAGCAAGCCGAGCAAGCGCTGCGCATCGCGCGCGAGCTGGGCGAGGATGCTTACCTCATCGGTAAAGTAACGGAAGGCAGCCGTGTTGTAACCTTTACGGGAGCGGACGTTTAA
- the purN gene encoding phosphoribosylglycinamide formyltransferase: MAGMRVAVFASGFGSNFGALADAAKQQRLEGASLELLVCDKPEAPVVERARAAGIDVFAFRPREYDSREAYETEILAELRRRGVDLIVLAGYMRIITPVLVEPFYGRMINVHPSLLPAFPGVNGIRQALEYGVKVTGVTVHYVDGGLDSGPIIAQRAVEVADGDTEETLAPRIHATEQQLLPWVVGRIAAGAVQLDGRQVVVVK; this comes from the coding sequence ATGGCCGGCATGCGCGTCGCCGTATTTGCCTCGGGCTTCGGCTCGAACTTCGGGGCGCTCGCGGATGCGGCAAAACAACAAAGGCTCGAGGGCGCAAGCCTCGAGCTTCTTGTTTGTGATAAGCCGGAGGCGCCTGTCGTGGAGCGCGCGCGGGCGGCCGGCATCGATGTATTTGCGTTTCGGCCGCGGGAGTACGATTCCCGCGAAGCGTATGAAACGGAGATTTTGGCGGAGCTTCGCCGGCGCGGCGTGGATCTGATCGTGCTTGCAGGCTATATGCGGATCATTACGCCGGTGCTCGTGGAGCCGTTCTATGGCCGGATGATCAACGTCCATCCGTCGCTGCTGCCGGCTTTTCCCGGCGTGAACGGCATCCGGCAGGCGCTGGAGTACGGCGTGAAGGTGACGGGGGTCACCGTTCACTACGTCGACGGCGGCCTCGACAGCGGGCCGATCATCGCGCAGCGCGCCGTGGAAGTGGCCGACGGCGATACGGAAGAGACGCTCGCGCCGCGCATTCACGCGACGGAGCAGCAGCTGCTCCCGTGGGTCGTGGGGCGGATTGCAGCCGGCGCCGTCCAATTGGACGGGCGGCAGGTTGTTGTTGTGAAGTAG
- the purH gene encoding bifunctional phosphoribosylaminoimidazolecarboxamide formyltransferase/IMP cyclohydrolase yields MSIRRALISVSDKTGIVEFSRALAGLGVQIISTGGTASLLEKEGVPVIGISDVTGFPEILDGRVKTLHPAVHSGLLAVRDDEEHQKAMQELGLDYIDLVVVNLYPFAATIAKPDVTYEDAIENIDIGGPTMLRSAAKNHAFVTVVVDAADYQTVLDEVKASGDTTLDTRKQLAAKVFRHTGAYDALISDYLSKLQGNPLPESYTVTYEKVQDLRYGENPHQKAAFYRKPLASAGNITTAEQLHGKELSYNNINDANAALAIVKEFNEPAVVAVKHMNPCGVGIGSDIHEAYKKAYAADPTSIFGGIVAANRTIGVETAQLLSEIFLEIVIAPDFTPEALEVLTKKKNIRLMKLGEIQAAGERKPEWLVTSVDGGMLVQESDVHSLTEEDIKIVTNRKPTEEELKQLLFGWKVVKHVKSNAILLAADDMTVGVGAGQMNRVGAARIAIEQAGEKAKGAVLASDAFFPMGDTLELAAKAGITAVIQPGGSIKDEESIAVANANNIAMVLTGVRHFKH; encoded by the coding sequence TTGAGCATTCGCAGAGCACTTATTAGCGTATCGGATAAAACGGGCATTGTGGAGTTTTCGCGGGCGCTGGCCGGCCTTGGCGTGCAAATCATTTCGACGGGCGGCACGGCAAGCCTATTGGAGAAGGAAGGCGTTCCGGTCATCGGCATCTCCGATGTGACGGGCTTCCCGGAAATTCTCGACGGGCGCGTTAAAACGCTGCACCCTGCCGTACACAGCGGTCTGCTTGCGGTTCGCGACGACGAAGAGCATCAGAAAGCGATGCAAGAGCTTGGCCTCGACTATATCGATCTGGTGGTCGTGAACCTGTACCCGTTTGCGGCGACGATTGCGAAGCCGGACGTGACGTACGAGGACGCGATCGAGAACATCGATATCGGCGGCCCGACGATGCTTCGTTCTGCAGCGAAAAACCATGCTTTCGTAACGGTTGTCGTAGACGCGGCTGATTATCAAACCGTTCTTGACGAAGTCAAAGCAAGCGGCGACACGACGCTGGACACGCGCAAGCAGCTGGCTGCAAAAGTATTCCGCCACACCGGCGCGTACGATGCGCTCATCTCGGACTACCTCTCGAAGCTGCAAGGCAATCCGCTTCCGGAGAGCTACACCGTAACGTACGAGAAAGTACAGGATCTTCGCTACGGCGAGAACCCGCACCAGAAAGCGGCGTTCTACCGCAAGCCGCTCGCTTCCGCCGGCAACATCACGACGGCGGAACAGCTTCACGGTAAAGAGCTGTCCTACAATAACATCAACGACGCGAATGCGGCGCTGGCGATCGTGAAGGAATTCAACGAGCCTGCCGTTGTCGCGGTGAAGCATATGAACCCTTGCGGCGTGGGCATCGGCAGCGACATCCACGAAGCGTACAAAAAAGCATACGCAGCCGACCCAACCTCCATCTTCGGCGGCATCGTCGCGGCGAACCGCACGATCGGCGTTGAAACCGCGCAGCTGCTGAGCGAAATTTTCCTCGAAATCGTCATCGCGCCGGACTTCACGCCTGAAGCGCTGGAAGTGCTGACGAAGAAGAAAAACATCCGCCTCATGAAGCTGGGCGAAATCCAAGCGGCAGGCGAGCGCAAGCCGGAATGGCTCGTAACGAGCGTAGACGGCGGCATGCTGGTGCAAGAGAGCGACGTGCACAGCCTGACGGAAGAAGATATCAAAATCGTAACGAACCGCAAACCGACCGAAGAAGAGCTGAAGCAGCTGCTATTCGGCTGGAAAGTAGTGAAGCACGTGAAATCGAACGCGATCCTGCTTGCGGCGGACGACATGACGGTCGGCGTAGGCGCAGGCCAAATGAACCGCGTCGGCGCGGCGCGCATCGCCATCGAACAAGCGGGCGAGAAAGCAAAAGGCGCGGTGCTCGCATCCGATGCGTTCTTCCCGATGGGCGATACGCTTGAGCTGGCGGCGAAGGCCGGCATTACGGCGGTTATTCAGCCGGGCGGTTCAATCAAGGACGAAGAGTCCATCGCGGTCGCGAATGCGAACAACATTGCGATGGTGCTGACGGGCGTCCGTCATTTTAAACACTAG
- the purD gene encoding phosphoribosylamine--glycine ligase, whose protein sequence is MRIMVIGGGGREHAIVWSLNKSDKVSKIFCAPGNAGIAELAECVPIPVNRFNDLIQFACDNDVDLVVVGPDDPLADGIVDAFEERNIPVYGPRKNAAEIEGSKIFMKNLLKKYEIPTAKYETFTEYETALAYLRQQELPIVVKADGLAAGKGVTVAATMEEAEEALHGMMVGKVFGESGGRVVIEEFLAGQEMSILAFVDGETVRAMVPAQDHKPVFDNDKGPNTGGMGTYSPLPHIDPAIVEDAIENIIKPTARAMVSEGRPFRGVLFAGLMITKDGRAKTIEFNARMGDPETQVVLPRLKTDLLDIILASMNGRLGQLDIEWSDEAAVCVIAASEGYPASYPKGRVITGLDAAKAQGALVFHAGTALSEGGDIVTNGGRVLGIVGRGSDIAEARAKAYEAVSAIHFDGMHCRTDIAAKALK, encoded by the coding sequence TTGCGGATTATGGTCATCGGCGGCGGCGGGCGTGAGCACGCCATCGTTTGGTCGCTGAACAAGAGCGATAAAGTTAGCAAAATCTTTTGTGCACCCGGCAACGCGGGTATCGCCGAGCTGGCGGAATGCGTGCCGATTCCGGTTAACCGGTTCAACGATCTCATTCAATTCGCATGCGACAACGATGTGGATCTCGTCGTCGTAGGTCCGGACGATCCGCTTGCGGACGGTATCGTAGACGCGTTTGAAGAGCGTAATATTCCGGTCTACGGCCCTCGCAAAAACGCGGCGGAAATCGAAGGCAGCAAGATTTTCATGAAAAACCTGCTGAAAAAGTACGAGATTCCGACGGCTAAATACGAGACGTTCACCGAGTACGAAACGGCGCTCGCTTACTTGCGCCAGCAGGAGCTGCCGATCGTCGTTAAAGCGGACGGCCTTGCGGCAGGCAAAGGCGTTACCGTTGCGGCAACGATGGAGGAAGCCGAAGAAGCGCTTCACGGCATGATGGTCGGCAAAGTGTTTGGCGAGTCCGGCGGCCGCGTCGTCATCGAGGAATTCCTCGCAGGACAAGAGATGTCCATTCTGGCATTCGTGGACGGCGAGACCGTTCGCGCAATGGTGCCGGCTCAAGACCACAAGCCCGTGTTCGACAACGATAAAGGCCCGAATACGGGCGGTATGGGCACGTATTCTCCGCTGCCGCATATCGATCCGGCGATCGTCGAAGACGCGATCGAGAACATCATCAAGCCGACGGCGCGCGCGATGGTGAGCGAAGGCCGTCCGTTCCGCGGCGTGCTGTTCGCAGGGCTGATGATTACGAAGGACGGTCGTGCGAAAACGATCGAGTTCAACGCGCGGATGGGCGACCCGGAAACGCAGGTTGTGCTCCCGCGTCTGAAGACCGATCTGCTGGATATCATCCTCGCGTCGATGAACGGCCGTCTCGGACAGCTGGACATCGAGTGGAGCGACGAGGCAGCGGTGTGCGTCATCGCCGCATCCGAAGGCTACCCGGCTTCGTATCCGAAAGGCCGCGTCATTACGGGCTTGGATGCTGCCAAAGCGCAAGGCGCGCTCGTATTCCATGCCGGCACGGCGCTGTCGGAAGGCGGCGACATCGTGACGAACGGCGGACGCGTGCTTGGCATCGTCGGCCGCGGCAGCGATATCGCGGAAGCGCGCGCGAAGGCGTATGAAGCGGTGAGCGCGATTCATTTTGACGGCATGCACTGCCGGACGGATATTGCGGCGAAGGCGTTGAAATAA
- a CDS encoding polysaccharide deacetylase family protein has protein sequence MRRTRGLGRKKYAAAVTAVMILAGLLAGCGSEEPQHSARVELGAAMPIEGDSSAAGKSAELAVAADLQPADGEASQVAKVVVAGDSPAEGDDGDAKETAGSGDAPEPASSEGVELAAKAEATTPPAKQPAVTTPPAKQPEAVKPAALDIPTEPSVKFAGKKGAKLVALTFDDGPDDHFTPAILDILKEKKVHATFFTVGIQVKRHAKVMKRILQEGSEIGNHSYAHKDLSKLDSLKIVEQIKWTDININKQIGYVPRLVRAPYGAVSPLLKDIVKQNRRELVGWTVDTRDWEGSTVAEMRANVSKNTHAGGIILMHSFGNKYVNNTVQLLPQIIEDLKSKGFTFVTVSELLAAKKK, from the coding sequence ATGCGGCGTACACGAGGACTAGGGCGAAAGAAATATGCGGCCGCTGTTACGGCGGTCATGATTCTAGCCGGGCTGCTCGCCGGCTGCGGGTCCGAGGAGCCGCAGCATTCGGCGCGAGTGGAGCTTGGAGCTGCGATGCCGATCGAGGGAGATTCCTCGGCAGCGGGCAAATCCGCGGAACTCGCGGTTGCCGCGGATTTGCAGCCGGCGGATGGCGAAGCGAGTCAGGTAGCGAAGGTGGTTGTTGCAGGCGATTCGCCAGCTGAAGGTGACGACGGCGACGCGAAAGAGACCGCCGGCAGCGGAGATGCACCTGAGCCTGCTAGCAGCGAGGGCGTCGAACTGGCAGCGAAAGCCGAAGCGACGACGCCTCCCGCGAAGCAGCCAGCGGTAACCACTCCGCCTGCAAAGCAACCGGAGGCGGTGAAGCCGGCCGCGCTGGATATACCGACGGAGCCGTCTGTGAAGTTCGCGGGCAAGAAAGGCGCGAAGCTGGTGGCGCTGACGTTCGATGACGGGCCGGATGATCATTTTACGCCGGCGATTTTGGATATATTGAAGGAGAAGAAGGTGCACGCGACCTTTTTCACGGTAGGCATTCAAGTGAAGCGCCATGCGAAGGTGATGAAGCGCATCCTGCAGGAAGGCAGCGAGATCGGCAACCACAGCTATGCGCATAAAGATCTATCCAAACTTGACAGTCTAAAGATCGTAGAGCAAATTAAATGGACGGATATCAATATCAATAAGCAGATCGGCTATGTTCCCCGCCTGGTGCGTGCCCCGTACGGCGCCGTTTCGCCGCTGTTGAAGGACATCGTCAAGCAAAATCGGCGCGAGTTGGTCGGCTGGACCGTCGACACGCGCGATTGGGAGGGCAGCACGGTGGCGGAGATGAGGGCCAACGTGAGCAAAAATACGCATGCCGGCGGCATTATTTTGATGCATTCGTTTGGGAATAAATATGTGAACAACACGGTACAGCTGCTCCCTCAGATCATTGAGGATTTGAAGAGCAAAGGCTTTACGTTCGTGACCGTGAGCGAGCTGCTGGCCGCGAAGAAAAAGTAA
- a CDS encoding FG-GAP repeat domain-containing protein, which translates to MYIPRWITRAALLVCLLVLTGCQITATPADLLLNPRSTPENAALASAVREQLPPRTKLSLAMQEPANSAVLQMDVDGDGKREAFVVYSDEAGTEHVMMLRSVEGTWKQWFTFAESSNYGVDVLRVADLDRDGKTELMIGWNQYGEPQHMLTLYHIDLAAPFDQPPNPLVELPYDTMGTGDADGDGNAELALIQLQRQKMTASIGIYRLYGDRLDKMASAMLDGSVNEYLQLKLGKIAPNRYGVLADAAIGADASTTTMLAWEGGELKVIYPPMETGDDNVQINANVQLSGDGNGDGIMELHTLREAPGQSEGVAYSDLLWIEQHKQWNGADAFDVVNERYVDAYHSYALQLPMSWKDYTFRRLTDGSVDDVALDRYVEETNTREEILALRVIAVADWNKTEQQLQEEGRRYMPLGSGSGLVYVAVWHDLLPKDEGEEGEQRVAAAEGAFPPDEAELKRLFKLLPEE; encoded by the coding sequence ATGTACATACCACGATGGATAACGCGAGCCGCTCTTCTAGTGTGCCTGCTAGTTCTAACCGGCTGCCAGATCACGGCGACTCCCGCCGATCTGCTGCTGAATCCGCGCTCCACGCCGGAAAATGCCGCGCTTGCTTCGGCGGTCCGCGAGCAGCTGCCGCCTCGAACGAAGCTTTCGCTGGCGATGCAGGAGCCGGCCAACTCGGCTGTGCTGCAGATGGATGTGGACGGCGACGGAAAACGGGAAGCTTTTGTCGTATACTCGGATGAGGCGGGCACGGAGCATGTGATGATGCTGCGAAGCGTGGAAGGCACCTGGAAGCAGTGGTTTACGTTTGCCGAATCGTCCAACTATGGCGTGGATGTGCTACGGGTGGCAGACCTGGACCGGGACGGAAAGACGGAGCTGATGATCGGCTGGAATCAGTACGGCGAGCCGCAGCATATGCTGACGCTTTACCATATTGACTTGGCTGCGCCATTCGATCAGCCGCCTAATCCATTGGTGGAGCTGCCATATGATACGATGGGAACAGGCGATGCGGATGGCGACGGCAATGCCGAGCTGGCTTTGATCCAGCTGCAGCGCCAGAAGATGACGGCTTCGATCGGCATTTATCGGTTGTACGGGGACCGTTTGGACAAAATGGCCTCCGCCATGCTGGACGGCTCGGTGAACGAATATTTGCAGCTCAAATTAGGCAAAATCGCGCCAAACCGCTATGGCGTGCTGGCAGATGCGGCGATCGGGGCCGATGCTTCGACGACGACGATGCTGGCTTGGGAAGGCGGGGAGCTGAAGGTGATTTATCCGCCTATGGAGACCGGCGACGATAACGTTCAAATCAATGCCAATGTGCAATTAAGCGGCGACGGCAATGGGGACGGGATCATGGAGCTCCATACGCTGCGCGAGGCGCCGGGGCAATCGGAGGGCGTCGCGTACAGCGATTTGCTGTGGATTGAGCAGCATAAGCAGTGGAATGGCGCAGATGCTTTTGACGTGGTCAATGAGCGGTACGTCGATGCTTATCACTCTTATGCGCTGCAGCTCCCGATGTCTTGGAAAGACTATACGTTTAGAAGATTGACGGACGGCAGCGTCGACGATGTGGCGCTGGACCGCTATGTCGAGGAAACGAATACGCGGGAAGAGATTTTGGCGCTGCGCGTCATTGCGGTTGCGGACTGGAACAAGACGGAGCAGCAGCTGCAGGAGGAAGGACGCCGGTATATGCCGCTCGGCAGCGGCAGCGGGCTGGTTTATGTGGCGGTGTGGCATGATTTGCTCCCAAAAGACGAGGGAGAGGAAGGCGAGCAGCGTGTGGCTGCTGCCGAAGGCGCATTTCCGCCGGACGAAGCCGAGCTGAAACGGCTGTTCAAGCTGCTGCCGGAGGAATAG
- a CDS encoding response regulator transcription factor encodes MRILILEDEEAIRGFVRINLKRGGMEVTEAEDGETALALAREASPPFDVALLDVMLPGISGFDVCEQLRREFPRMGIIMLTAKSQEEDKIRGLELGADDYVQKPFSPGELVARLNALKRRMLPLGDEAGGDAGGAGQAGAAASSENGASEAGTVNAADQAQHASRRGELRSGPFRLSSAERKLWKDGVEIVLTPTEWTLVKLLMEREGEGLSRDDILDAVWGRHYVGDLKIVDVNIRRIRQKIELKPSDPLHIETLWGYGYRWKRSDEQ; translated from the coding sequence TTGCGAATATTGATCTTGGAGGATGAAGAGGCCATTCGCGGATTCGTCCGCATTAACCTGAAGCGCGGCGGGATGGAGGTTACGGAGGCCGAGGATGGCGAAACCGCCTTGGCGCTGGCGAGGGAAGCCTCCCCGCCTTTCGACGTGGCGCTGCTGGACGTGATGCTTCCCGGGATAAGCGGGTTCGACGTCTGCGAGCAGCTGCGGCGGGAGTTTCCCCGCATGGGCATTATCATGCTGACGGCGAAATCGCAGGAGGAGGATAAAATCCGCGGCTTGGAGCTCGGCGCGGATGATTATGTGCAGAAGCCGTTCAGTCCCGGCGAGCTTGTTGCCCGGCTGAACGCGTTGAAGCGGCGCATGCTGCCGCTTGGCGACGAGGCGGGCGGCGACGCTGGCGGAGCTGGCCAGGCCGGCGCGGCCGCGTCGAGCGAGAACGGCGCAAGCGAAGCCGGCACCGTCAACGCCGCCGACCAGGCGCAGCACGCCTCGCGGCGCGGCGAGCTGCGCTCCGGGCCGTTCCGCCTGTCTTCGGCGGAACGCAAACTGTGGAAGGACGGCGTCGAAATCGTGCTGACGCCGACGGAGTGGACGCTTGTGAAGCTGTTGATGGAGCGGGAGGGCGAGGGACTGAGCCGCGACGATATTTTGGACGCGGTATGGGGCCGCCATTACGTCGGAGATTTGAAGATCGTTGACGTCAACATCCGGCGCATCCGGCAGAAGATCGAGCTGAAGCCATCCGATCCGCTGCATATCGAGACCCTTTGGGGCTACGGCTACCGCTGGAAACGGAGCGACGAGCAATGA